A stretch of Fusarium poae strain DAOMC 252244 chromosome 2, whole genome shotgun sequence DNA encodes these proteins:
- a CDS encoding hypothetical protein (TransMembrane:7 (i125-146o169-192i236-256o372-393i413-432o438-455i491-507o)~BUSCO:23409at5125) yields MDYSISSSDASSSRSSRSSAATNDPVLRNTLRYTISAHEYAALHKYIISRSRVLRRSTPTPNRVEKALKPPKGGDDYNARTIRHALRVFVMTFMGMKGWDAVAKRMGKEEVNASGQKKPFYKSPALRLSISLSTILLLYRILFRFFTRLRFHLLDPQVAPFRSRNPRTAAILTSTSAPAIGASFAGLALGIYPAQKMRVTIAIYTIFRALEFAYNFCEADGLIWGKKNGVKRERPWWFGSWMLQPLAFGQLFHAAVFDRDCFPKPFGDLIFKSSSGYLQSRPQDWASGLKWPQTSEIVDSLAQMARLSWPAYVSPTLFPGKEVLPPSLSAIAPLTSRAHPLITSLSCATLHPGDPSCARTYLTFWLQSFPPFARFFVAVFSALTVIPKFSTLYHNPLATLQRIITKALRMSTFATGALSTAWASICFFQQWLPRHVLATQRVFLGGFFAGLWAFIERKNGRGLFLYSARTSVDSLWKVGVKRRWWKSMKGGDVWVFMLALMITGVVYEKDAQAIRETNWRKGVSWLQGQGFKDWGAEEDEEDEDRDKLE; encoded by the exons ATGGACTACTCCATCTCTTCAAGCGATGCTTCGAGCTCGCGATCTTCTAGATCATCCGCTGCTACAAACGACCCTGTTCTTCGCAACACGTTGCGTTATACCATTTCGGCACACGAATATGCTGCTTTgcataaatatattatttcaCGATCGCGTGTGCTTCGTcgatcaacaccaacaccgaATCGCGTGGAAAAGGCGCTCAAACCACCGAAAGGAGGGGATGATTATAATGCTAGGACTATTCGTCATGCGCTGAGGGTGTTTGTCATGACGTTTATGGGTATGAAGGGATGGGATGCAGTTGCAAAGAGGATGGGCAAAGAAGA AGTCAATGCGAGTGGGCAAAAGAAACCCTTTTACAAGTCTCCAGCCCTGAGACTATCTATTTCTCTTTCTACTATTCTTCTCCTCTACAGGATTCTCTTTAGATTCTTTACGCGACTGCGCTTTCATCTACTCGATCCTCAAGTCGCCCCCTTCCGTTCGCGCAATCCCCGAACTGCAGCAATCCTAACATCAACGTCTGCGCCAGCCATTGGCGCATCCTTCGCTGGTCTCGCTCTGGGCATCTACCCAGCTCAAAAGATGCGAGTGACCATCGCCATCTACACCATCTTCCGAGCTTTGGAATTCGCATACAACTTTTGCGAAGCTGATGGTCTTATCTGGGGTAAAAAGAACGGCGTCAAGAGGGAGAGGCCTTGGTGGTTTGGAAGTTGGATGCTGCAACCTCTTGCTTTCGGACAGCTTTTCCATGCTGCTGTCTTTGATCGGGATTGTTTCCCTAAGCCATTTGGGGATTTGATCTTTAAGAGCTCGTCGGGTTATTTGCAATCGCGTCCTCAAGATTGGGCGTCTGGTCTTAAATGGCCTCAGACTTCTGAGATTGTTGACAGTTTGGCTCAAATGGCGCGTCTCAGCTGGCC TGCTTATGTCTCTCCTACCTTGTTCCCTGGAAAGGAAGTTCTTCCTCCTAGTTTGAGTGCAATTGCGCCGTTAACATCTCGAGCGCACCCGCTTATTACTTCTCTGTCTTGCGCAACGCTTCACCCTGGAGACCCATCATGCGCTCGAACCTATCTGACCTTCTGGCTTCAATCTTTCCCGCCTTTTGCTCGTTTCTTTGTAGCAGTCTTTTCTGCACTTACAGTCATCCCTAAGTTTTCCACTCTTTACCATAACCCCCTTGCGACTCTGCAGCGCATTATTACCAAGGCCCTGCGCATGTCAACTTTCGCAACTGGTGCTCTTTCCACAGCCTGGGCGTCCATCTGCTTCTTCCAGCAATGGCTTCCCCGTCATGTCCTTGCGACCCAACGAGTGTTCCTCGGTGGCTTCTTCGCTGGTCTCTGGGCCTTTATTGAGCGAAAGAACGGCCGCGGTCTCTTCTTGTACAGCGCTCGCACTAGCGTCGACAGCCTTTGGAAGGTTGGTGTCAAGCGACGCTGGTGGAAGAGCATGAAGGGTGGTGATGTTTGGGTCTTTATGCTGGCTCTTATGATCACTGGTGTTGTCTACGAGAAGGATGCACAAGCAATTCGTGAGACCAACTGGCGAAAGGGTGTTAGTTGGCTTCAGGGTCAGGGTTTCAAGGATTGGGGcgctgaagaggatgaggaggacgaggacaGGGATAAGCTGGAGTAA
- a CDS encoding hypothetical protein (TransMembrane:1 (i243-261o)~BUSCO:41417at5125), which translates to MASKAATKRLTREYKTISENPPPYIVAHPSESNILEWHYIITGPEDTPYHGGQYWGTLMFPPNYPFAPPAIRMHTPSGRFQPSTRLCLSISDFHPKSFNPAWEVSTILIGLLSFMTSEEMTTGSVSCTAAERKLLAARSRWWNSTGGGSSLKGNPANKGNVKAGDGGAKFRAEWPEVDVENWEWMTKNKVDPVSGSRLDADNNGSCRPQLGISGTSGHQTQAVVDVVNQQRDASTGWIYRNKLLVAGAAIFFYVLVARIITGDE; encoded by the exons ATGGCTAGCAAAGCCGCCACCAAGCGT TTGACACGCGAATACAAAACCATCTCTGAGAACCCCCCTCCTTATATCGTTGCCCATCCTTCCGAGTCAAACATCCTGGA ATGGCATTATATTATCACCGGCCCTGAGGACACACCGTATCACGGCGGTCAGTACTGGGGTACTCTCATGTTCCCCCCGAACTATCCCTTTGCCCCTCCCGCCATTCGCATGCACACACCCTCCGGCCGATTCCAGCCCTCAACGCGACTATGCCTCTCGATTTCCGATTTCCACCCAAAGTCTTTCAACCCGGCATGGGAAGTCTCAACCATTTTAATCGGATTACTGTCATTCATGACAAGTGAAGAAATGACAACTGGTTCTGTTTCTTGCACAGCTGCCGAACGAAAATTACTTGCTGCTCGATCGCGTTGGTGGAACTCGACTGGCGGTGGCTCCAGCTTGAAGGGTAACCCAGCGAACAAGGGCAATGTCAAGGCTGGTGATGGCGGCGCCAAGTTCAGAGCAGAATGGCCcgaggttgatgttgagaacTGGGAGTGGATgaccaagaacaaggttgACCCTGTTTCGGGCAGCCGATTAGACGCCGATAACAACGGATCTTGTCGACCACAGCTGGGCATCTCAGGGACCAGCGGACATCAAACACAAGCCGTCGTCGATGTTGTCAACCAACAAAGAGATGCGAGCACAGGATGGATATACCGCAACAAACTCCTTGTTGCTGGTGCGGCCATCTTCTTTTACGTCCTTGTCGCCAGGATCATTACCGGCGACGAGTAA
- a CDS encoding hypothetical protein (TransMembrane:1 (o320-344i)), with product MSSSLRTGVQHYLEPLPFRRQSLPERPLLFSENCPRGNRPSSFDMSGISNFNYVPKTKQQMSPGEFWRNLLAEVEKVLGPDSAGSEQRDNGLSRGEFDSNQISPISELQSLFPSIDVSPLEDDDYSDWDSESEYSEYGYDEHEYEPEPSTTQSEFCHTLTPMLSLRERGAVRPASAPALRCVTVQHPDSPGMWQQPELSPFDDYTSSDDESLGIGRADSDDSPWEDEFVPLATTGMANASTICHPADTPRFLEDLSLPTTGTGDFVPSRFPTFASTGYGTFVVQMPFTPRSPTYSETDLDLLYQENLMSEDSGDGIWDFVFIWINTIMFFVAVSTYTLVLVAILKSSMN from the coding sequence ACCTCTTCCCTTCCGTCGCCAATCTCTTCCCGAACGGCCACTTCTCTTCTCCGAGAACTGCCCTCGCGGTAATCGCCCTTCATCATTCGACATGAGCGGGATCTCGAACTTCAACTATGTCCCCAAAACCAAACAGCAGATGTCTCCTGGGGAGTTTTGGAGAAACTTGCTAGCGGAAGTTGAAAAGGTGCTTGGTCCCGACTCAGCTGGTTCTGAGCAGCGGGACAATGGACTTTCACGAGGTGAGTTTGATTCCAACCAGATTTCCCCTATAAGTGAACTTCAATCACTCTTTCCGAGCATTGATGTATCACCTTTGGAAGATGACGATTATTCAGATTGGGATTCAGAGTCTGAGTACAGCGAGTATGGGTATGATGAGCATGAGTATGAGCCTGAACCTTCGACTACACAGAGCGAGTTCTGCCATACTCTCACCCCTATGCTATCACTTCGTGAGCGTGGTGCTGTTCGTCCTGCGAGCGCTCCAGCACTCCGATGTGTGACTGTTCAACACCCTGACTCTCCAGGGATGTGGCAGCAGCCAGAGCTCAGTCCTTTTGACGACTATACTTCCAGCGATGATGAATCTCTCGGTATCGGTAGAGCAGACTCTGACGATTCCCCATGGGAAGATGAGTTTGTTCCCCTTGCAACTACTGGAATGGCCAACGCATCTACCATCTGCCACCCAGCAGATACGCCTCGATTTCTCGAAGACCTCAGTCTTCCCACTACTGGCACTGGTGATTTTGTCCCCAGTCGGTTTCCCACGTTCGCATCAACTGGGTATGGAACCTTTGTCGTGCAGATGCCCTTCACTCCTAGATCTCCAACGTACAGTGAGACCGACCTCGACCTCCTCTATCAGGAAAACCTGATGAGCGAGGATTCAGGAGATGGTATTTGGGACTTTGTGTTCATCTGGATTAACACCATCATGTTCTTTGTTGCTGTGAGCACATATACACTTGTGCTCGTTGCAATTCTGAAGTCGTCCATGAACTAA
- a CDS encoding hypothetical protein (BUSCO:16406at5125), whose amino-acid sequence MAPQNGKPHNGNNSKPRRPGESKLAQSSKPLPAIPLPYVKRQAARANAASAATQKPDAPSPSELKLTNGNAPVEVKKAGPVASAAEPSSVSSPVSTSASKASKDTKVDSAPKSKNDTSNLVTSHNVSVASVSEHPTTQNENTHKNPAVSDRADQPTINQIDIGPIDNTTDKMEPNGAASKAETKPQDGEAPQNSQDHLDAQSPTTDNQNLPKMKSRPPPGVPHGRYQMPPAFQPSGRPVGPTANGDMRGPRPLLPNGPPLHQSHHSNGSVHFGAFHGSTSSSPAPLSGGIAPPPGMLAHNGQLPYMPPGTNGFSHMMPYRPEHVTVTTTDNFGRPTMAYAPLEPFPPHSYHDSQTSGLPDDFGGYNHFASPVPNGVSGPGEDSQSPNYAGRMFGGHDYPQMMPNTGPPPPMMPEMDDAEGLIDHFQRQFSMPEFADCSLELQFKKRRIQPFRIPGHRIVLSRSPELAGAMLQGLSQPSSGTQLPILLVETESKWIQPDPFYHAVQRLYGLPLLNPASVNMNQGTTVDAGLLTERFDFALGYAASGHFLRYDAVTRHGCRLAMELLDMQTVEKALEFALEGHRDEGTHDVFNYGVGSRVILGGIVSFIVNNIHHTFKLDTSVTDPLHYARLPAQATLASNTNRKLSPPPIARGTSVHLKGRRSQQISGIQFGDLSSTESVMSPGSDASGSSQPQRTSLHAILSRILLNLPFETLKLLLESVNRNRNAWPNAEAVFRAVKDTVTERERRRLQIVEMVKNREIPQWEVVSNHLSSPEPRNYIGPWGALGWQEEVVAFASQSPALSRTWTPLANPQVATQAAYP is encoded by the exons ATGGCGCCCCAAAACGGCAAGCCTCACAACGGCAACAACTCGAAGCCTCGTCGACCTGGAGAGAGCAAGCTTGCTCAATCCTCCAAGCCTCTCCCGGCTATCCCACTGCCTTATGTGAAGCGTCAGGCAGCTCGGGCTAATGCTGCCTCTGCCGCGACTCAGAAACCTGATGCGCCTTCACCCTCCGAATTGAAGCTCACAAATGGCAATGCACCTGTTGAGGTCAAAAAGGCTGGGCCTGTAGCTTCAGCTGCAGAACCTAGCTCGGTGTCTAGCCCTGTTTCGACTTCAGCTTCCAAAGCTTCCAAAGACACCAAGGTTGATAGTGCCCCAAAGTCAAAGAACGATACTTCCAACCTTGTCACTTCGCACAATGTTTCTG TCGCATCTGTCTCCGAGCATCCCACCACCCAGAACGAAAACACCCACAAAAATCCTGCGGTCTCAGACCGTGCCGATCAGCCCACCATCAACCAGATTGATATTGGACCAATCGACAACACCACTGACAAAATGGAGCCAAACGGTGCCGCGAGCAAGGCTGAAACCAAACCTCAAGATGGTGAAGCGCCTCAAAATTCTCAAGACCATCTCGACGCTCAAAGCCCCACTACAGACAACCAAAACCTTCCCAAGATGAAATCCCGACCTCCCCCAGGTGTCCCTCATGGCCGATACCAGATGCCTCCTGCTTTCCAACCTTCTGGCCGTCCTGTTGGACCAACTGCGAACGGTGATATGCGTGGCCCTCGACCTCTGTTGCCTAATGGCCCGCCTCTTCACCAGTCCCATCATAGCAACGGTAGCGTCCACTTCGGCGCGTTCCATGGCTCGACAAGCTCATCTCCAGCTCCTTTGTCAGGAGGTATCGCCCCTCCTCCTGGTATGCTGGCACACAATGGTCAACTTCCCTACATGCCTCCCGGTACCAACGGTTTCTCTCACATGATGCCCTACAGACCGGAACATGTTACTGTCACGACTACCGATAACTTCGGTAGACCCACGATGGCTTATGCACCGTTGGAACCATTCCCCCCACACAGCTATCATGATTCACAGACATCCGGCCTTCCAGACGATTTCGGCGGTTACAACCATTTCGCTTCACCAGTGCCAAACGGCGTTTCTGGCCCAGGGGAAGACAGCCAGTCGCCAAACTATGCAGGCAGAATGTTTGGAGGTCATGACTACCCACAGATGATGCCGAATACCGGTCCTCCCCCACCCATGATGCCTGAGATGGATGACGCCGAGGGTCTCATTGATCATTTCCAGCGACAGTTTTCAATGCCCGAGTTCGCCGATTGTTCCTTGGAGCTTCAAttcaagaaaagaagaattCAACCATTCCGTATTCCTGGTCACCGGATTGTCTTGTCACGCAGCCCTGAGCTCGCAGGCGCAATGTTACAGGGTCTTTCGCAGCCCAGCAGTGGTACACAGCTCCCCATTCTTCTTGTTGAAACAGAGAGTAAATGGATTCAACCTGATCCGTTCTACCATGCTGTCCAGCGCCTTTATGGACTGCCTCTGCTCAACCCAGCTTCTGTCAACATGAACCAGGGCACCACAGTCGATGCCGGGTTACTGACGGAACGTTTTGATTTTGCTCTTGGGTATGCTGCCTCTGGCCACTTCCTCCGCTATGATGCAGTCACTCGACATGGCTGTCGGCTGGCCATGGAGCTGTTGGATATGCAGACGGTGGAAAAGGCCCTGGAGTTCGCACTAGAGGGACATCGAGATGAGGGTACCCATGACGTGTTCAACTATGGTGTCGGATCTCGAGTAATTCTTGGGGGGATTGTGTCTTTCatcgtcaacaacatccaCCACACCTTCAAACTCGACACTTCAGTTACTGACCCGTTGCACTACGCTCGTCTCCCAGCCCAAGCCACCCTGGCTAGCAACACAAACCGGAAGCTCTCACCCCCACCCATCGCCAGAGGAACTTCAGTCCACTTGAAGGGGCGTCGCTCTCAGCAAATTTCCGGTATCCAGTTTGGTGACCTTTCCTCCACGGAAAGCGTCATGTCACCAGGTTCGGACGCCTCGGGCTCATCTCAGCCACAGCGAACCTCGCTCCATGCTATCCTTTCTCGCATTCTTCTCAACCTTCCTTTCGAAACACTCAAGTTGTTACTGGAAAGCGTGAACAGAAATAGGAATGCCTGGCCCAACGCAGAAGCTGTGTTCCGCGCGGTCAAGGATACAGTGACCGAGAGAGAGCGACGTCGACTTCAGATTGTGGAGATGGTTAAGAATCGTGAGATCCCGCAATGGGAAGTCGTTTCCAACCATCTTTCTAGCCCAGAGCCACGCAACTACATTGGTCCTTGGGGTGCTTTGGGCTGGCAGGAAGAGGTGGTTGCTTTTGCATCACAGAGCCCAGCTCTTAGCCGAACTTGGACTCCTCTGGCAAACCCCCAGGTGGCGACTCAAGCAGCGTATCCTTGA